The proteins below are encoded in one region of Prevotella melaninogenica ATCC 25845:
- a CDS encoding HD family phosphohydrolase, translating to MIRFKNISNPYWRNMVSRVALIIVAVVLIVLFLPRTQGKLFHYDEGKPWMYGQLIAKFDFPIFKTDAALKVEKDSITKHFQPYYNINQTVEQKKIEQFKQAYKDGIPGLSKDYIDAIAHRLHEIYEAGVIDPQQYSTLAKDSNHYIRVVTGKQAVSVPINKTYSTLGAYEQLFMDPLLGPKRSILQQCNLNDYIEANLVYDKDRSETEMNDMLSLIPQASGMVLEGQRIIDRGDIVDAKTYRVLNSFEQAMEKRKATEDEITSTFIGQTIYVLIFICLFTLYLALFRKDYFNKPRSISLLYVMIVIYPILTSLMMEHNILSVYILPFSMAPIFFRVFMDSRTSFIGHMTMVLICAVAVKYQYEFIIVQFVAGLVAIYSLRELSKRSQIFLTALLVTIASAAVYLSLQLIQADDFSKLDRTMYYHFAVNGFFLLFTYPLMLVIEKTFGFVSTVTMFELSNTNNELLRRLSEVAPGTFQHSITVGNLATEIASRIGAKGQLVRTGALYHDIGKMLNPAFFTENQAGINPHDKLNDLESARIIISHVTEGLKLAEKYNLPREIKEFITTHHGAGLAKYFYIHYKNEHPDEEVNEDLFRYPGPNPFTREQAILMMSDTVEAASRSLQEYTEESISGLVNRLIDGQVADGNFTDCPITFRDITAAKAVLIERLKAMYHTRIQYPQLKV from the coding sequence ATGATAAGATTCAAAAACATAAGCAACCCCTATTGGCGGAATATGGTCTCAAGAGTAGCCTTGATCATCGTTGCCGTCGTTTTGATAGTGCTATTTTTACCCCGTACACAAGGTAAACTTTTCCATTATGACGAAGGAAAACCATGGATGTACGGACAGTTGATTGCTAAGTTTGACTTCCCTATCTTTAAGACTGATGCTGCGTTGAAGGTTGAGAAAGACTCTATCACAAAGCATTTCCAGCCTTATTACAACATTAACCAAACGGTTGAACAGAAGAAGATTGAACAGTTTAAGCAGGCATACAAGGATGGTATACCAGGCTTGTCAAAAGACTATATCGATGCGATTGCCCACCGGCTACACGAAATCTATGAGGCTGGAGTCATTGATCCACAACAGTACTCTACACTTGCCAAGGACAGTAACCATTATATCCGTGTCGTAACTGGTAAGCAGGCAGTAAGTGTGCCTATTAATAAGACCTACTCTACCCTTGGTGCCTATGAGCAGCTTTTCATGGACCCTTTGTTAGGTCCGAAGCGTTCCATACTTCAGCAATGTAATCTTAACGACTACATAGAGGCAAACCTTGTCTATGACAAAGACCGTAGTGAGACGGAGATGAACGACATGCTAAGTCTTATTCCGCAGGCTTCAGGCATGGTACTGGAGGGACAACGCATCATCGACCGTGGTGACATTGTCGATGCAAAGACCTATCGTGTGCTTAATTCCTTTGAACAAGCAATGGAGAAGCGCAAGGCTACTGAAGACGAGATAACATCTACCTTCATCGGGCAGACCATCTACGTCTTAATCTTCATTTGCCTTTTCACACTCTACTTGGCACTTTTCAGAAAAGATTATTTTAATAAACCACGTTCCATCTCACTACTTTATGTGATGATAGTCATCTATCCTATCCTCACATCCTTAATGATGGAGCATAACATTCTGAGTGTGTATATCCTTCCATTCAGTATGGCTCCGATATTCTTCCGTGTGTTTATGGACTCACGAACATCCTTCATAGGACACATGACAATGGTACTTATCTGTGCGGTGGCTGTCAAATATCAATACGAATTCATTATCGTACAGTTTGTTGCTGGCCTCGTGGCGATTTATTCTTTGCGCGAATTATCAAAGAGAAGTCAAATCTTCCTTACCGCACTCCTTGTCACAATTGCCTCAGCAGCAGTGTACTTATCGCTCCAACTCATACAGGCAGACGATTTCTCGAAGCTTGATCGCACCATGTATTACCACTTTGCTGTCAATGGCTTCTTCCTTCTCTTTACCTATCCACTGATGTTGGTCATCGAGAAGACTTTCGGCTTCGTATCTACCGTAACAATGTTTGAGTTGTCAAACACAAACAATGAACTGCTACGCCGACTCAGTGAGGTTGCTCCTGGTACCTTCCAGCACTCTATCACGGTTGGTAATCTTGCCACAGAAATAGCCAGTAGAATCGGCGCAAAGGGCCAGTTGGTACGTACTGGTGCGCTCTATCATGACATTGGCAAGATGCTCAACCCTGCATTCTTTACCGAGAATCAGGCAGGCATCAACCCACATGACAAGCTAAACGACCTTGAGAGCGCACGTATCATCATCAGCCATGTGACGGAAGGTCTGAAACTTGCAGAAAAATACAACCTCCCACGTGAGATTAAGGAGTTTATTACCACCCATCATGGTGCTGGACTTGCTAAGTATTTCTACATACACTACAAGAATGAACATCCAGATGAGGAGGTCAACGAAGACTTATTCCGTTACCCTGGACCAAATCCTTTCACACGCGAACAGGCTATTCTTATGATGAGTGATACCGTCGAAGCTGCTTCACGTTCTCTACAGGAATACACCGAAGAGAGTATCAGTGGATTAGTAAACCGACTCATTGATGGTCAAGTTGCTGATGGAAACTTCACGGATTGTCCTATCACATTCCGTGACATCACCGCTGCTAAGGCTGTACTTATCGAACGTCTGAAAGCGATGTATCATACTCGTATTCAGTACCCACAGTTGAAAGTATAG
- the gltX gene encoding glutamate--tRNA ligase, with amino-acid sequence MAERNVRVRFAPSPTGPLHIGGVRTALYNYLFARQHGGKLIFRIEDTDSNRFVPGAEEYILDSFDWLGIKFDEGVSFGGEHGPYRQSERRDIYKKYVNQLLEAGKAYIAFDTPEELDAKRKEIENFQYDAHTRLQMRNSLTMSKEEVESLIEDGQQYVVRFKIEPGEEVHVNDIIRGDVCIKSDILDDKVLFKSADELPTYHLANIVDDHLMEISHVIRGEEWLPSAPLHVLLYRAFGWEDSMPRFAHLPLLLKPEGKGKLSKRDGDRLGFPVFPLEWHDPKTGEVSSGYRESGYFPEAVVNFLALLGWNPGTEQELFSLEELVEAFDITKCSKSGAKFDYQKGMWFNHEYILQKSDDEIAQLFAPIVANNGIEATMEQVTQVVHMMKDRVSFVKELWELCSFFFIAPTSYDEKTVKKRWKEYSAQQMSELADVLEGIEDFSVEGQEPIVLKWVENKGYKLGDIMNAFRLTLVGIGKGPGMFDISAFLGKEETLKRMHKAIEVLG; translated from the coding sequence ATGGCAGAAAGAAATGTGAGAGTGCGTTTTGCTCCAAGTCCAACAGGTCCTTTGCATATTGGTGGTGTGCGTACTGCTTTGTATAACTACCTTTTCGCTCGTCAACATGGCGGCAAACTTATCTTCCGTATTGAAGACACAGACTCTAATCGTTTTGTTCCTGGGGCAGAGGAATATATCCTTGACTCTTTTGATTGGTTAGGTATTAAGTTTGATGAGGGTGTTAGCTTTGGTGGCGAACATGGTCCTTATCGTCAGAGTGAACGTCGAGATATTTATAAAAAGTACGTCAATCAGCTTTTAGAAGCTGGTAAGGCATATATTGCTTTTGATACACCAGAGGAGTTGGATGCGAAGCGTAAGGAAATTGAAAACTTCCAGTACGACGCACACACTCGTCTACAGATGCGTAACTCTTTGACAATGTCAAAGGAGGAAGTTGAAAGTCTGATAGAAGATGGTCAACAATATGTTGTTCGTTTCAAGATAGAACCCGGAGAGGAAGTTCATGTTAATGATATTATTCGTGGTGATGTTTGCATCAAGAGTGATATCCTTGATGATAAAGTTTTGTTTAAGAGCGCAGACGAATTACCAACTTATCACCTTGCAAACATCGTTGATGACCACTTGATGGAAATCTCTCACGTTATTCGTGGTGAGGAGTGGTTGCCAAGTGCACCGTTACATGTGTTGCTTTATCGTGCTTTTGGCTGGGAAGATAGCATGCCACGCTTTGCCCATCTGCCTTTGTTGTTGAAGCCAGAGGGTAAGGGTAAGCTCAGTAAACGTGATGGTGACCGCCTTGGTTTCCCTGTGTTCCCATTGGAGTGGCACGACCCTAAGACAGGTGAAGTAAGTTCAGGCTACCGTGAGAGTGGCTATTTCCCAGAGGCAGTAGTCAACTTCTTGGCACTTTTGGGCTGGAACCCTGGTACAGAGCAGGAACTCTTCTCGCTTGAGGAACTTGTAGAAGCATTCGATATCACGAAGTGTTCAAAGAGTGGAGCTAAGTTTGACTATCAAAAGGGTATGTGGTTTAACCACGAATACATCCTCCAAAAGTCTGATGATGAGATAGCACAACTCTTTGCACCAATCGTAGCTAATAATGGCATCGAGGCTACTATGGAGCAGGTAACACAGGTTGTACACATGATGAAAGACCGTGTTAGCTTCGTGAAAGAACTTTGGGAGCTTTGCTCTTTCTTCTTCATTGCACCAACAAGCTATGATGAGAAGACTGTTAAGAAACGTTGGAAGGAATATTCTGCACAGCAGATGAGCGAGCTTGCTGATGTCTTGGAGGGAATAGAAGACTTCAGTGTTGAAGGTCAGGAACCTATTGTTTTGAAGTGGGTAGAGAACAAAGGTTATAAGCTTGGTGATATCATGAACGCATTCCGACTCACCCTTGTTGGTATTGGTAAGGGTCCCGGAATGTTCGATATATCTGCTTTCCTTGGCAAAGAGGAAACCTTGAAGCGTATGCACAAGGCTATTGAGGTGTTGGGATAA
- a CDS encoding 3-deoxy-D-manno-octulosonic acid transferase has product MYNIIMYVIQFGIAVGSLFNEKLRRMWRGEQEAVRILREKVEPDAQYVWFHAASLGEFEQGRPLIEQIRKDYPQYKILLTFFSPSGYEVRKNYEGADIITYLPIDTVGNARRFLRAVRPVMAFFIKYEFWYNYLHILQYRDIPVYSVSSIFRPDQIFFKSYGRGYGRVLKCFSRFFVQNEESKELLNKIGISDAVIVGDTRFDRVLQIKEASKRLPLVEKFVNRDAADRKKVFVAGSSWQPDEEIFLKYFNEHRDWKLIIAPHVIGEDHLKTILSLIKDKKVIRYTQATEENVADADVLIIDCFGLLSSIYHYGDVAYVGGGFGVGIHNVLEAAVWDMPVLFGPNNKHFAEAQGLLRDGGGFEVFDFESFSLLMNHFAEDEEYRSACGSLAGTYVESLAGATNKVLSNVKL; this is encoded by the coding sequence ATGTATAATATAATAATGTATGTCATCCAGTTTGGTATCGCTGTGGGTAGTCTTTTCAATGAAAAGCTACGTAGGATGTGGCGAGGAGAACAGGAGGCAGTGCGGATTTTACGTGAGAAGGTGGAGCCAGACGCTCAATATGTTTGGTTTCATGCTGCTTCATTGGGCGAGTTCGAACAAGGTCGCCCTTTGATAGAGCAGATACGAAAAGACTATCCGCAATATAAGATTCTGCTTACTTTCTTTTCTCCTTCAGGTTATGAGGTGAGAAAGAATTATGAGGGAGCAGACATCATCACCTACCTTCCTATAGATACGGTGGGCAATGCACGCAGATTCCTACGTGCAGTTCGTCCTGTCATGGCGTTCTTTATCAAGTATGAATTCTGGTATAATTACCTGCATATCCTGCAGTATCGTGATATACCAGTCTATAGTGTGTCAAGCATTTTCCGTCCAGATCAAATCTTCTTTAAGTCGTATGGTCGTGGTTATGGTCGTGTTTTGAAGTGCTTTAGCCGTTTCTTTGTTCAGAATGAGGAGAGCAAGGAACTCCTGAATAAGATAGGAATCTCTGATGCTGTTATTGTGGGTGATACTCGCTTCGACCGTGTTTTGCAAATCAAGGAGGCAAGCAAGAGACTGCCATTGGTGGAGAAGTTCGTCAATAGGGATGCTGCTGATAGAAAGAAAGTCTTTGTGGCAGGATCATCATGGCAGCCTGATGAGGAAATCTTCCTTAAGTACTTTAATGAGCATAGGGACTGGAAACTTATTATTGCACCGCACGTTATCGGAGAAGATCATCTAAAGACTATCCTCTCACTGATAAAGGATAAGAAGGTAATACGCTACACACAGGCAACAGAAGAGAATGTTGCTGATGCAGATGTATTGATTATCGACTGTTTTGGTTTGTTGTCATCGATTTATCATTATGGTGATGTCGCCTACGTCGGTGGTGGTTTCGGTGTAGGAATCCACAATGTTCTTGAGGCTGCTGTGTGGGATATGCCAGTTCTCTTTGGTCCTAATAACAAGCATTTTGCTGAAGCACAAGGACTCTTGCGTGATGGTGGTGGCTTTGAAGTTTTCGACTTTGAAAGTTTTAGTTTGTTGATGAATCACTTTGCTGAAGACGAAGAATATCGCTCTGCTTGTGGTTCTTTGGCAGGTACTTATGTCGAGAGTTTGGCTGGTGCTACAAATAAAGTTCTAAGCAACGTAAAGTTATGA
- the trpS gene encoding tryptophan--tRNA ligase, which yields MGKIILTGDRPTGKLHLGHYVGSLRRRVELQNLGDYDKMFVFMADVQALTDNADNPEKIRQNIIEVALDYLSAGLSPEKCTLYIQSQIPEIAELTTFLMNLVSVSRVQRNPTVKTEIKMRNFEANIPMGFFAYPVSQAADIAAFKATTVPAGEDQEPMLELTRELVRRFNQIYAPVLVEPAIMLPENATARRLPGTDGKEKMSKSLGNCIYLSDDADTVWKKVKTMYTDPTHLNVSDPGHVEGNAVFTYLDAFSTDEDFAEFWPEFQNLDELKAAYTAGGIGDMKCKKLLNSVLNKMLDPIRTRRREYEQDIPEIYNILKKGSLEARETAAQTMDEVRAAMQINYFEDTDLIQSQAERFRQK from the coding sequence ATGGGAAAGATTATTTTAACAGGTGACCGCCCTACAGGTAAACTTCACTTGGGTCACTACGTGGGTTCTCTCCGCCGTCGTGTGGAACTTCAGAACCTCGGAGACTACGATAAGATGTTTGTCTTTATGGCAGACGTACAGGCGTTGACAGATAATGCTGACAACCCAGAGAAGATTCGACAGAATATTATTGAGGTAGCTTTAGATTATCTCTCTGCTGGCTTGAGCCCAGAGAAATGTACACTCTACATACAGAGTCAGATTCCTGAAATAGCCGAACTGACCACTTTCTTGATGAATCTTGTCAGCGTAAGCCGTGTTCAGCGTAACCCAACGGTGAAGACTGAGATTAAGATGCGCAACTTTGAAGCTAATATCCCAATGGGCTTCTTTGCTTATCCTGTTTCTCAGGCTGCTGATATTGCAGCTTTTAAGGCTACTACTGTCCCTGCAGGTGAGGACCAAGAGCCTATGTTGGAGTTGACACGTGAACTCGTACGTCGCTTCAATCAGATTTATGCACCAGTACTCGTTGAGCCTGCTATTATGTTGCCAGAGAACGCTACGGCACGTCGTCTGCCTGGTACAGATGGCAAGGAGAAGATGAGTAAGAGTCTTGGTAACTGTATCTATCTCTCTGACGACGCTGACACCGTATGGAAGAAGGTGAAGACAATGTACACTGACCCAACTCACCTGAATGTGTCTGACCCAGGTCATGTTGAGGGTAATGCTGTGTTTACTTACCTTGATGCCTTCTCAACAGATGAGGACTTCGCTGAGTTCTGGCCAGAGTTCCAGAACCTCGACGAACTGAAAGCTGCTTATACAGCCGGTGGTATCGGTGATATGAAGTGTAAGAAGTTGCTCAATAGTGTCTTGAACAAGATGTTGGATCCAATCCGCACGCGCCGTCGTGAGTACGAACAGGATATTCCAGAGATTTATAACATCCTCAAAAAGGGTTCATTGGAAGCACGCGAAACTGCAGCCCAGACTATGGATGAGGTACGTGCAGCTATGCAGATTAACTATTTCGAAGATACCGACTTGATTCAGAGTCAGGCTGAGCGATTCAGACAGAAGTAA
- a CDS encoding SusC/RagA family TonB-linked outer membrane protein translates to MILHIKPIGFTLCMGVSFLMSTQGFAVSKLPVQSVQQSGKCTGIILDEQGEPIIGATVQVKGTSNGAVTDLDGRFSLSNIPPGSIIVISYIGMDTKEVKWDGQEIKVTLKEEQHALNELIVTGYGGQQKRATLTTAISKMDNKVLDAAAFSNVGSALQGSVTGLQVVNSSGQPGTAPSITLRGGASITGSAPALIIVDGVERTLSEINPSDIESIEVLKDAASTAIYGARANGGVILVTTKRAQAGTSSINYRLKVGANFKRDDYKFMNARNYLYYNRMGFKRYADAMEGHGRAANVDAQNGYSGRGYTDYTPRTDVMYYDATNPEHQRLLTEEGWEVMDDPYYGATNGAKLIFKDYGGLLEDAIYHNQTLTQDHYLSFSGANNMGSFVASLGYYNENGVVRNTSFRRFTGSVKGDYQIKPWLKVRAGAQYTWFTKPDSYFGSWSSLFYRTRSQRPTWNPYLADGSPAPGWSSSDGNYMYWNDKLTMENGSRSETFNIGFDLTLIPKHLKMSANGSIYHVLNQNESFNKAYYTQSNPNSINTTRRAYAYMMKDTQIQLNTILNYFDTFAEHHNVDFMLGAEYYDYNYFWMNASTKNSPTDDIPTLNAGADKDSNPKSEKSGNRIESLFGRFNYDYKQKYLLSFTFRYDGNSKLKDNRWGFFPGISLGWNMMEEDFWKESKLSNFISNIKPRISYGSNGNVSGIGDFYIYGIYDQLTNYHGNTAFYDRSLVNTALKWEQSHTFEAGLDLGFFKNRLSLILDYYVRNTSNLLQSVSLPSYLGFSSIQTNLGKLRNQGFEMEVRATPIHLKNSFRWDLSFNLSTVKNTIIQLPKSDRPFNQLQGVEVAAGKVGADGKTPTKWIGGYREGGTLGELYGYSQDHIFRDWDDVKANANKRIDNIAKLYGPGLADEVNPQTGVLYKNSTGWKAIEPGDVCWEDINEDGIINSLDRKVLGNSRPTVTGGWTSTLSYKNLSLFARFDYALGHTIYNDLKARSMGQYQGQFNLIENVQDMWTETNPGASYPAFSYADQLNKQNIWREGSKFFEKAGYMALREITLSYTLPRTWIKAMKMANANVYVTGQNLFYLTPYDGASPEAILDGYDYGRYPTPRTLIFGLNVTF, encoded by the coding sequence ATGATTTTACACATCAAGCCAATCGGTTTTACGTTATGCATGGGTGTATCTTTCTTGATGTCAACGCAAGGATTTGCAGTGTCAAAGCTGCCTGTTCAAAGCGTACAGCAATCAGGGAAATGCACGGGTATTATTCTTGACGAACAAGGAGAGCCTATCATTGGTGCCACTGTTCAAGTGAAAGGTACAAGTAATGGAGCTGTTACTGATTTAGACGGTCGCTTCTCTTTATCAAACATTCCTCCTGGTAGTATTATTGTTATTAGCTACATTGGTATGGACACTAAGGAGGTAAAATGGGATGGTCAGGAAATTAAAGTGACGTTAAAGGAGGAACAGCATGCTCTCAACGAACTTATCGTGACAGGTTATGGTGGTCAACAGAAGCGTGCTACGTTGACAACAGCTATCTCTAAGATGGATAATAAGGTGTTAGATGCGGCAGCTTTCTCAAATGTCGGTAGTGCATTGCAGGGTAGTGTGACAGGTCTTCAGGTTGTCAATAGCTCTGGTCAGCCAGGTACTGCGCCTTCTATCACCTTGCGTGGTGGTGCTTCTATCACAGGAAGTGCTCCTGCATTGATTATCGTTGATGGTGTTGAGCGTACTTTGTCAGAGATTAACCCATCTGATATCGAGTCAATTGAAGTATTGAAGGATGCGGCGTCAACTGCAATTTATGGCGCGAGAGCAAACGGTGGTGTAATCCTTGTTACAACAAAGCGTGCTCAAGCAGGAACTTCCAGCATTAATTATCGTTTGAAAGTGGGTGCCAACTTCAAGCGTGATGACTATAAGTTCATGAATGCCCGTAACTATCTTTACTATAACCGAATGGGTTTCAAGCGTTATGCTGATGCTATGGAAGGACACGGAAGGGCTGCTAATGTCGATGCACAGAATGGTTATTCTGGTCGTGGATATACTGATTATACTCCACGTACGGATGTTATGTATTACGATGCAACCAATCCTGAGCACCAAAGACTGCTAACTGAAGAAGGATGGGAGGTTATGGACGACCCTTACTATGGTGCAACAAATGGTGCAAAGCTTATCTTTAAGGATTATGGAGGTCTTTTAGAAGATGCAATCTACCATAATCAAACCCTTACACAAGACCATTATCTGAGCTTTAGTGGTGCTAATAACATGGGTTCTTTTGTAGCTTCATTAGGTTACTATAATGAGAATGGTGTTGTACGTAATACTTCTTTCCGTCGTTTCACTGGTAGCGTGAAGGGTGATTATCAAATCAAGCCTTGGCTGAAGGTGCGTGCTGGTGCACAATACACCTGGTTTACAAAGCCAGATAGTTATTTTGGCTCATGGAGTTCTTTGTTCTATCGTACCCGTTCACAGCGTCCTACATGGAATCCTTACCTTGCTGATGGTTCTCCAGCACCAGGTTGGAGTAGCTCAGATGGTAACTATATGTATTGGAATGATAAACTCACGATGGAGAATGGTTCACGTTCAGAAACCTTCAACATAGGTTTTGACTTGACATTAATACCTAAGCATCTGAAGATGTCAGCCAATGGATCTATTTATCATGTGCTGAATCAGAATGAAAGCTTCAATAAAGCTTATTACACACAGAGCAATCCTAATAGCATCAATACGACACGTCGTGCATATGCTTATATGATGAAGGATACACAGATACAGCTTAATACGATATTGAATTACTTCGATACGTTTGCTGAGCATCATAATGTTGACTTTATGTTGGGTGCGGAGTATTATGATTATAACTACTTCTGGATGAATGCCTCTACAAAGAATTCACCTACAGATGATATCCCTACACTCAATGCTGGTGCTGATAAGGATAGCAATCCAAAGTCTGAGAAGTCTGGTAATCGTATCGAGTCTCTCTTCGGACGTTTCAACTATGATTACAAACAAAAGTATTTGCTTAGCTTTACCTTCCGTTATGATGGTAACTCTAAGCTAAAAGATAACCGTTGGGGTTTCTTCCCTGGTATCTCTTTGGGTTGGAACATGATGGAAGAAGACTTCTGGAAGGAGTCTAAGTTGTCGAATTTTATTAGCAATATCAAACCTCGTATTAGTTATGGTAGCAATGGTAATGTGAGCGGTATTGGTGATTTCTATATCTATGGAATCTATGACCAACTTACAAACTATCATGGTAACACTGCTTTCTATGATCGTTCGCTTGTGAATACAGCCTTAAAGTGGGAGCAGAGTCATACGTTTGAGGCTGGTCTTGACCTCGGTTTCTTTAAGAATCGTCTATCATTGATTCTCGATTACTACGTTCGTAATACGAGTAATCTGCTTCAGAGCGTGAGTCTTCCATCCTACTTAGGTTTCTCTTCTATCCAAACAAACTTGGGTAAGTTGCGTAATCAAGGATTTGAAATGGAGGTGCGTGCTACTCCTATTCACCTGAAGAACAGCTTCCGTTGGGACCTCTCTTTCAACCTCTCAACTGTAAAGAATACGATTATTCAGCTTCCTAAGAGCGACCGTCCATTCAATCAACTTCAAGGAGTAGAGGTTGCTGCGGGCAAAGTTGGCGCTGATGGTAAGACTCCAACTAAGTGGATTGGTGGTTATCGTGAGGGTGGAACACTCGGAGAACTCTATGGTTACAGCCAAGATCACATCTTTAGAGATTGGGATGATGTAAAGGCAAATGCTAACAAACGTATTGATAACATAGCAAAGTTGTACGGTCCTGGCCTTGCTGATGAAGTAAACCCACAGACTGGAGTGCTTTATAAGAACTCAACAGGCTGGAAGGCTATTGAGCCTGGTGATGTTTGTTGGGAGGATATCAATGAAGATGGTATCATCAACTCACTCGACCGTAAGGTGTTGGGTAACTCAAGACCAACGGTAACAGGAGGTTGGACGAGTACGTTAAGTTATAAGAACCTCTCATTATTTGCTCGTTTCGATTACGCTTTGGGTCATACAATCTACAATGACCTCAAGGCTCGCTCTATGGGACAATATCAAGGCCAGTTCAATCTTATAGAGAATGTACAAGATATGTGGACTGAAACCAATCCAGGTGCCAGCTATCCAGCATTCAGTTATGCCGACCAGTTGAATAAGCAGAACATCTGGCGTGAAGGCTCTAAGTTCTTTGAGAAGGCTGGTTACATGGCTTTGCGTGAGATAACATTGAGTTATACCTTACCAAGAACATGGATTAAGGCAATGAAGATGGCGAATGCCAATGTTTATGTGACAGGACAGAACCTCTTCTATCTTACCCCTTATGACGGAGCTTCTCCTGAAGCAATCTTGGACGGATATGACTACGGTCGTTACCCAACTCCTCGCACACTTATCTTTGGATTAAACGTTACATTTTAA